A genomic region of Pseudoalteromonas piscicida contains the following coding sequences:
- a CDS encoding spondin domain-containing protein: MKAKILTTLVATCLSSAALAQDLEVKITNLTHGIYYTPLLVAAHNQDTALFKLGEQASEALQAMAEGGDISALGQILESANANMVANPAEGLLAPAGTTMVTISTSEDNTHLSIVAMLLPTNDGFVGLNAWPIPSAAGTYEVYLNAYDAGTEANNELVVEGSGAPGILGIPASPGTAPGTQGAGVTASEENTMVHIHRGNVGDAEQVGGNSDLHNTVHRWLNPVAKVTVTVK, translated from the coding sequence ATGAAAGCAAAAATCCTGACCACCCTAGTCGCCACGTGTTTATCAAGCGCAGCGCTGGCACAAGACCTTGAAGTAAAGATCACTAACCTCACTCACGGTATTTACTATACGCCTTTACTGGTGGCTGCTCATAATCAAGATACCGCTCTTTTTAAACTCGGTGAGCAAGCATCTGAAGCATTACAAGCCATGGCCGAAGGCGGTGACATTTCAGCTTTAGGACAAATTCTCGAAAGCGCAAACGCCAATATGGTCGCCAACCCAGCTGAGGGGCTACTTGCACCCGCAGGCACTACAATGGTCACGATATCAACCAGTGAAGACAATACGCACCTTTCAATTGTGGCGATGCTACTTCCTACCAATGATGGATTTGTAGGATTAAACGCTTGGCCTATTCCAAGCGCTGCCGGCACCTATGAAGTTTACCTTAATGCCTATGATGCGGGTACTGAAGCGAATAATGAACTGGTTGTCGAAGGCTCTGGTGCACCCGGTATTTTGGGGATCCCAGCATCACCAGGTACGGCTCCAGGAACTCAAGGAGCCGGTGTTACAGCAAGTGAAGAAAACACCATGGTCCATATTCACAGAGGCAACGTAGGTGACGCTGAGCAAGTCGGCGGTAATAGCGATCTGCATAACACCGTGCACCGTTGGTTAAATCCCGTAGCTAAAGTAACAGTAACCGTAAAATAA